A DNA window from Arachis hypogaea cultivar Tifrunner chromosome 18, arahy.Tifrunner.gnm2.J5K5, whole genome shotgun sequence contains the following coding sequences:
- the LOC140181251 gene encoding uncharacterized protein, with protein MVKTSNPNNQSPLSSSPLMAESSSNVAQDPINPFYIHPSENLTSVLVTPVLTGNNYHSWCRSFSMAIISKNKYGFLSIPSPLTDDPLFPIWEHCNNLLSWLFHSLSPSITQSVVYFSTASSVWTDLKERFFQSDILRIAELQEEIYALRQGNQSVTEFYTSLKTLWEELDNSRLLSVCNCPAKTHRSQDFIIRFLKGLDERFSVVRSQVLLLDPLPPVTRVFALVVQHERQLHNASGILDDQRTIAAAVETRRPPLGCGRGYASSNPRRGNSGSSKICSYCGKGGTPWMFVTTNMATLLATRVIQGDHDSLIVPLPQLMPALCGHRLLTLPRRQFPLMP; from the coding sequence ATGGTGAAAACTTCAAACCCAAATAATCAGTCTCCATTGTCTTCTTCTCCTCTAATGGCAGAATCATCTTCTAACGTAGCACAAGATCCCATTAACCCTTTCTATATTCATCCTAGTGAAAATCTAACCTCTGTCCTTGTTACTCCTGTCCTTACTGGCAATAACTATCATTCTTGGTGTCGATCTTTTTCTATGGCCATCATCTCCAAAAACAAATATGGCTTTCTCTCTATTCCTTCTCCTCTAACTGATGATCCTCTGTTTCCAATATGGGAGCATTGCAATAATCTGTTGTCTTGGCTATttcattctctctctccctctattACCCAAAGTGTTGTTTATTTTTCTACTGCCTCTTCTGTATGGACTGACCTTAAAGAGCGTTTTTTCCAAAGTGATATTCTTCGTATTGCAGAATTACAAGAAGAAATTTATGCTCTTAGACAAGGAAATCAGTCAGTAACAGAATTTTATACCTCTTTGAAGACATTGTGGGAAGAGCTTGATAACTCACGTCTTCTTTCCGTCTGTAATTGCCCAGCCAAAACACATCGCTCACAAGATTTTATCATTCGATTCCTTAAAGGTCTTGATGAGCGTTTTTCTGTAGTTCGATCACAAGTTCTTCTTCTTGATCCTCTTCCGCCTGTCACCAGGGTCTTCGCTCTTGTCGTTCAACACGAACGTCAACTTCATAACGCATCTGGAATTTTGGACGATCAACGAACCATTGCTGCTGCCGTAGAAACTCGTCGTCCTCCTCTTGGCTGTGGTCGTGGGTATGCCTCTTCAAACCCAAGACGCGGCAACAGCGGTTCCTCGAAGATTTGCTCTTACTGTGGTAAAGGGGGCACACCGTGGATGTTTGTTACAACAAACATGGCTACCCTCCTGGCCACCCGCGTCATCCAAGGAGACCACGATTCCTTGATCGTGCCTCTGCCTCAGTTAATGCCAGCGTTGTGCGGACACCGCCTCCTGACTCTCCCACGCCGCCAGTTTCCTCTCATGCCCTAG